The window GAGGTAAAAATCGCCGTAAACACAATATAAACCCGTTGGGGTAATGGTAATAAAATCTGCTAAAATCATGATTGAGATAAGAGGATTTAAGGATTATATGATTAGAGTAGATTATGCTTTAGAAACTTTGAGGACTTCTGCAGCCTTCAAAAATTGCTCGTGTAAAGCTAAAACCTGTTCGATGATGGATTTTTGCTCATCATTAACGATAAAATAGTTGGCCAGTTTCGATTTTTCTTCATCACTAAGCTGCTTATCCATGCGGGCCTTAACCTGCTCTGCGGAAACGCCATCGCGCTGCATTACCCTTTTCAGTTTAAGATCATAAGGAGCAGTAACCAGAATGGTGGTATCGCACATTTTATATGAACCACTTTCGAATAACAAAGCTGCTTCTTTTAAGGTGTAGGGAGTATCTGATGGCATGGTAGCTTCCCATGCATCAAAGGCACGGAAAACTGCCGGATGTACCAGCGCATTGAGTTGTGCAAGTGCTGTTTCATTATTAAAAACAATACTGGCAATGTGTTTATTGTTTAGTTTTCCATCTTCAAAATAACTTTCGTTGCCAAAAGCTGCTTTAACACCCGCTACCAGCACCGCATCTTTGCACATAATCTCTTTGGCCACGGTATCGGCATAAAATACAGGAATCCCCAGTACCTCAAAAACCTTGCATGCAGTAGTTTTACCGCTGCCAATACCACCTGTTATACCTACTTTATACATTATTTTTCTACAATGAAATCTATTTTGGAGGGCATTACACTCACCAGTTTACAATAATCAGGAAATTGGGTTATTTTAACTGTCAATTGACGGTGCTTTAAATTTTGCCATTCATCAGCATCAACTGTTGCAGTAATAAAACTATCATCTACCTGATCGTAATTACTTAAAGCAACCAAAAAGGTAACTTTAATCTTCTTAGGATAAAGTTTAATACTGTTGTAATTCCTGTTATTCAGCAATTTTAAAGGAACCTCTATCGTTTTTTCGGTAAACTCGTCAACAGGAAGTTTCACCTCAACAGAGGAAGGATAAATACTTACATTTTTATGAATACTGTGCTGTAAAGCTACCCTAACGGTGCTACTACCCTGTATTTTATTCAGTTTTAGTGTGTCAGTTGGCCAGCTTTTTATTTTAGCCAGTTCTTCTACCGGTCCGGCTACTTTTACAAACTTAGGGTTCAGGATAATTTCGCTCGAAATACCATATTGCTTTACAAAATCGAGCTTATCTATCAGTTTTACCGGAACCTTTTTCACTATCCGTTTAGTAAAATCGAAATACAAGGTATCGGGCTTAACCGAAATCACCTTTTGGGTACTTTCCAATTGCCTGTTGATGTTAAACAGCTGATCGGAAAACACAATAAAATCCTTGGTATTAAGCTGGCTCAAATTAACAGAAACCGAGGGTGGACTAATCCTTAACCGGGCAAAAAGCAATTGCCATCCGGTACCTTCTACCTGTAAATCTATCGTATCTGATTGTAAAGGATAAAAAGCTCTTTTGGTTGGTGTATTTTTAAATACCAGAACAGTTTTAGCTGTATAAATATATTTGTTGTTCAATGCCATAAAAAACCATGCAGCTATAGCCAGCAATAAACAGGCTAATAAGCTAAATACACGTCTTTTTTCAATTTTAGTTAATCTAATAAATGGCATAATGAATAATTGTTAGATGTAAGCCTGAAACTGTTGATCTAAAAATGTACGCAACCAAATGTAGTAAAACAAAAACAGTCCCGAAAGTTTTCGGGACTGCTCTTCATTTTAATTATTTCTGCCTACGCTTTAGCTGGAGCAACTGCTTTTGTCGCATCTAAAGAAACTGCCGATTTATCGAAACGGATTTTAGCTCCGCTTTCTACTTCAATTAAGAAAGTAGTTTCGTTTAAATCTACAATTTTGCCATGAATACCTGCAGTGGTAATTATTTTATCGCCTTTACCTAATTC is drawn from Pedobacter sp. HDW13 and contains these coding sequences:
- a CDS encoding CdaR family protein; this encodes MPFIRLTKIEKRRVFSLLACLLLAIAAWFFMALNNKYIYTAKTVLVFKNTPTKRAFYPLQSDTIDLQVEGTGWQLLFARLRISPPSVSVNLSQLNTKDFIVFSDQLFNINRQLESTQKVISVKPDTLYFDFTKRIVKKVPVKLIDKLDFVKQYGISSEIILNPKFVKVAGPVEELAKIKSWPTDTLKLNKIQGSSTVRVALQHSIHKNVSIYPSSVEVKLPVDEFTEKTIEVPLKLLNNRNYNSIKLYPKKIKVTFLVALSNYDQVDDSFITATVDADEWQNLKHRQLTVKITQFPDYCKLVSVMPSKIDFIVEK
- the coaE gene encoding dephospho-CoA kinase (Dephospho-CoA kinase (CoaE) performs the final step in coenzyme A biosynthesis.) is translated as MYKVGITGGIGSGKTTACKVFEVLGIPVFYADTVAKEIMCKDAVLVAGVKAAFGNESYFEDGKLNNKHIASIVFNNETALAQLNALVHPAVFRAFDAWEATMPSDTPYTLKEAALLFESGSYKMCDTTILVTAPYDLKLKRVMQRDGVSAEQVKARMDKQLSDEEKSKLANYFIVNDEQKSIIEQVLALHEQFLKAAEVLKVSKA
- the yajC gene encoding preprotein translocase subunit YajC, whose amino-acid sequence is MTSTVILQAAGGSNMLSTIVPMVLIMVVFYFFMIRPQVKKAKDHKKLVAELGKGDKIITTAGIHGKIVDLNETTFLIEVESGAKIRFDKSAVSLDATKAVAPAKA